In Cygnus atratus isolate AKBS03 ecotype Queensland, Australia chromosome 5, CAtr_DNAZoo_HiC_assembly, whole genome shotgun sequence, a single window of DNA contains:
- the CBLIF gene encoding cobalamin binding intrinsic factor codes for MLSAALSIGVLLALLGSGAAGTAPQGCDIPPQELTRMLQILERSVAESEIPNPSVLLAFNLAGATGSNARQHLLKQIEEDAVKRAEKDMSSGQVALYTLALLSSCHNPQHVESQGHSVNLLQALEQKTHKEVARLEEYGVPLTTLYSVGLDVLALCLTSTGDYKQDAIVLAKQLLNPESQIDVDTQAVMALALECVYDRTQLHDTQDLLQEALKEVANSFLDKQAEGNGVIGNIYSTSLAMQVLETASKFYAPREWDCAQAFSAVYSHQLQQPMAVAQALPALVHRPYLDAASLDCSVPATPSPAGRCCGPAAAPSPPLCPPGPPITVHYSVSNDLKGKPFDISTTVSVPAGSTLLAVLQAAEEAEPNEFSFKTKPTSWGPMVVSIHGLAGSDADRTFWQFFSGADALQEGVGVYKPQDGEHIRAVFSTY; via the exons ATGCTCAGCGCAGCTCTCAGCAtcggggtgctgctggccctgctgggcagcggggcggcaggcacagctccccagggctgtg ACATCCCGCCCCAGGAGCTCACCCGGATGCTGCAGATCCTGGAGAGATCGGTAGCAGAGTCCGAGATCCCGAACCCCAGCGTGCTGCTGGCCTTCAACCTGGCCGGAGCCACCGGCAGCAATGCCCGGCAGCACCTGCTCAAGCAGATCGAGGAGGACGCGGTGAAGAGAGCAGAGAAAG ACATGTCCTCAGGACAAGTGGCCCTGTACACCCTcgccctcctctcctcctgccacaaTCCCCAGCACGTCGAGTCACAGGGGCACAGCGTCAACCTGCTCCAAGCCCTGGAGCAGAAAACGCACAAGGAGGTGGCCAGACTGG AGGAGTATGGTGTCCCGCTGACCACCCTGTACAGCGTGGGCCTGGACGTGCTGGCGCTGTGCTTGACGAGTACGGGTGACTACAAACAGGATGCCATCGTCCTGGCCAAGCAGCTGCTGAACCCCGAAAGCCAGATCGACGTGG ACACCCAGGCTGTGATGGCGCTGGCGCTGGAGTGCGTGTACGACCGGACACAGCTCCATGACACACAAGACCTGCTACAAGAGGCGTTGAAAGAGGTGGCCAACAGCTTCCTCGACAAGCAGGCAGAAGGGAACGGCGTGATTGGGAACATCTACAGCACGTCGCTGGCCATGCAGGTGCTGGAAACTGCCAGCAAGTTCTACGCCCCACGGGAGTGGGACTGTGCCCAGGCTTTCTCTGCTGTCTacagccaccagctgcagcagcccatggcTGTTGCCCAAGCGCTGCCGGCCCTGGTGCACAGACCCTACCTCGACGCTGCCAGCCTAGACTGCAGC GTACCGGCCACCCCTAGCCCCGCGGGGCGATGCTGTGGCCCTgccgcagctcccagcccacccctctgccccccaggGCCCCCGATCACGGTGCACTACTCCGTCAGCAACGACCTGAAGGGAAAGCCCTTCGACATCTCCACCACCGTGAGCGTCCCGGCCGGCTCCacgctgctggctgtgctgcaggcagcggAGGAGGCCGAGCCCAATGAATTCAG CTTCAAGACGAAGCCGACGTCCTGGGGCCCCATGGTGGTGTCCATCCACGGGCTGGCGGGCAGCGATGCCGACAGGACCTTCTGGCAGTTCTTCAGCGGCGCCGACGCGCTGCAGGAAG GGGTCGGCGTGTACAAGCCGCAGGACGGGGAGCACATCCGCGCCGTCTTCAGCACCTACTGA
- the PATL1 gene encoding protein PAT1 homolog 1 has protein sequence MFRYPSPEECPLDEEEDGFQALGEEDEDIDQFNDDTFGAGAVDDDWQEAHERLAELEDRPLGAGQRAVPGGEDAELLGEPEDTLAERLTRLVIDSELEDPAIMRAVHTRAPGAQPAPLNAGIWDGPAVLRRIRGPLLAQEMPSVSVLDYALPQRPPQAREEERDPSERALPRRSSSPVIGSPPVRAVPIGTPPKQAAVPSFNQQILCPKPVHIRASMQQRYPAPYGERMSPNQLCNVPNSSLLGHPFPHSVSPILTHLQRAQLLGGAQAGRMSPSQFARVSGLVGSPLPSVNPKLLQGRVGQMMSPAGGFRAFFGAAPAPPPPSQPQPPPGPASHLQGLRPQPQMFRPDTTHLHPQHRRLLHQRQQQNRNQHRSLNGSVGDRGGHRGSHQEQARKDPYANLMLQREKDWVSKIQMMQLQSTDPYLDDYYYQNYFQKLEKLAAAEEVHGDGPKKERTKLITPQVAKLEHAYKPVQFEGSLGKLTVSSVNNPRKMIDAVVTSRGEDDETKEKQVRDKRRQTLVTIEKTYSLLLDVEDYERRYLLSLEGERPALMGERKQKICDMYDNLRGKAPGQERPSDDHFMQIMCIRKGKRLVARILPFLSPEQAADVLMATARNLPFLIKKDAQDEVLPCLLRPFSHVLYHLPLGTVTSLVQQLTNLPQSATAPAPTNLHLAAVLQNKFGLSLLYLVLSRGEELQSSDASTELMRDNQWTELMLLATRELLRIPAAALAKPVPPPSNLLALFSRYVDRQKLNLLETKLQ, from the exons atgttCCGGTACCCG TCCCCGGAGGAGTGCCCGCTggacgaggaggaggacggGTTCCAGGCGCTGGGCGAGGAGGACGAGGACATCGACCAGTTCAACGATGACACCTTCGGGGCCGGGGCCGTCG ACGACGACTGGCAGGAGGCCCACGAGCGGCTGGCCGAGCTGGAGGACAGGCCGCTGGGCGCGGGGCAGCGGGCCGTGCCGGGCGGCGAGGACGCGGAGCTGCTGGGCGAGCCCGAGGACACGCTGGCGGAGCGGCTGACGCGGCTGGTCATCGACAGCGAGCTGGAGGACCCGGCCATCATGCGGGCCGTGCACACCAGGGCCCCCGGCGCGCAGCCCGCGCCGCTCAACGCCGGCATCTGGGACGGCCCCGCCGTGCTGCGGCGCATCCGGGGGCCGCTGCTCGCTCAG GAGATGCCGTCGGTGTCCGTGCTGGACTACGCTCTGCCCCAGAGACCCCCGCAGGCTCGGGAGGAAGAGAGGGACCCCTCTGAGCGGGCGCTGCCCCGCCGCTCGTCCTCCCCTGTCATCGGCAGCCCCCCGGTGCGAGCGGTCCCCATCGGCACCCCTCCCAAGCAGGCTGCCGTGCCCAGTTTCAACCAGCAG ATCCTGTGCCCGAAGCCAGTCCACATCCGGGCCAGCATGCAGCAGCGCTACCCCGCTCCCTACGGCGAGAGGATGTCCCCCAACCAACTCTGCAACGTACCG AACTCCTCCCTGCTGGGCCACCCGTTCCCCCACAGCGTCTCTCCCATCCTCACCCACCTGCAGAGAGCGCAGCTGCTCGGAGGAGCCCAG GCCGGCCGAATGTCTCCCAGCCAGTTCGCCCGGGTCTCAGGCCTCGTCGGGAGCCCGCTGCCCTCCGTCAATCccaagctgctgcagggcagagtgGGGCAGATGATGTCTCCGGCCGGCGGCTTTCGTGCCTTCTTtggggctgcccctgctccgCCGCCCCCATCgcagccgcagcccccgccgggccccgcatCCCACCTGCAGGGCTTGAG GCCCCAGCCGCAGATGTTCCGGCCAGACACGACCCacctgcacccccagcaccgCCGGCTCCTGCACCAGCGGCAGCAGCAGAACCGAAA ccagcACCGCAGCCTCAACGGCTCGGTGGGGGACCGAGGGGGCCACCGGGGCAGCCACCAGGAGCAGGCACGCAAAGACCCCTACGCCAACCTCATGCTGCAGCGGGAGAAGGACTGGGTGTCCAAGATCCAGAtgatgcagctgcagagcactgaCCCCTACCTGGACGACTATTACTACCAG AACTACTTCCAGAAGCTGGAAAAGTTGGCGGCAGCAGAGGAAGTCCACGGGGACGGTCCCAAGAAGGAACGCACTAAACTCATCACCCCTCAGGTGGCGAAGCTGGAGCACGCCTACAAACCAG tGCAGTTCGAGGGCTCGCTCGGGAAGCTGACGGTGTCCAGCGTGAACAACCCGCGGAAGATGATCGACGCGGTGGTGACCTCCCGCGGCGAGGATGAC GAGACGAAGGAGAAGCAGGTCCGGGACAAGAGGCGCCAGACGCTCGTCACCATCGAGAAG ACGTACAGCCTCCTCCTGGACGTGGAGGACTACGAGCGACGCTACCTCCTGAGCCTGGAAGGCGAGCGGCCGGCCCTGATGGGCGAGAGGAAGCAGAAGATCTGCGACATGTACGACAATCTGAGGGGGAAGGCGCCCGGGCAGGAGAG GCCGAGCGACGACCACTTCATGCAGATCATGTGCATCCGGAAAGGAAAGCGCCTGGTGGCCCGCATCCTCCCCTTCCTGTCACCCGAGCAAGCGGCCGACGTCCTCATGGCGACGGCCAGGAACCTGCCCTTCCTCATCAAGAAGGACGCTCAGGACGAG gtgctgccctgcctgctgagGCCCTTCTCGCACGTCCTCTACCACCTCCCCCTGGGGACGGTCACCAGCCTCGTGCAGCAGCTCACCAACCTACCTCAGAGCGCGACCGCGCCGGCGCCCACCAACCTGCACCTCGCTGCTGTGCTCCAGAACAAG TTCGGCCTGTCCCTGCTCTACCTGGTGCTGAGCCGCGGCGAGGAGCTGCAGAGTTCGGACGCGAGCACGGAGCTGATGCGGGACAACCAGTG GACGGAGCTGATGCTGCTGGCGACCCGGGAGCTCCTGCGGATCCCGGCGGCGGCCCTGGCCAAgccggtgccccccccctccaaccTGCTCGCCCTCTTCTCTCGCTACGTCGACCGGCAGAAGCTCAACCTGCTGGAGACAAAGCTGCAGTGA
- the STX3 gene encoding syntaxin-3 yields the protein MKDRLEQLRAKQDAEDDADELEIAVDNTAFMDEFFAEIEETRQNIDKISENVEEAKKLYSVILSAPIPEQKTKDELEQLTADIKKMANSVRNKLKSMERNIEQDEERSSADLRIRKSQHSVLSRKFVDVMTKYNEAQVDFRERSKGRIQRQLEITGKNTTDEELEEMLESGNPAIFTAGIVDSQISKQALSEIEGRHKDIVRLESSIKELHDMFVDIAMLVENQGAMIDRIENNMDQSVGFVERAVADTKKAVKYQSEARRKKIMIMICCVILAVILAASIGSIFA from the exons ATGAAGGACCGGCTGGAGCAGCTGCGGGCG AAGCAGGATGCGGAGGACGATGCCGACGAGCTGGAGATCGCCGTCGACAACACGGCTTTCATGGACGAGTTCTTCGCCGAg ATCGAGGAGACCCGGCAGAACATCGACAAGATCTCGGAGAACGTGGAGGAGGCCAAGAAGCTCTACAGCGTCATCCTCTCGGCCCCCATCCCTGAGCAGA AGACCAAAGACGAGCTGGAGCAGCTCACGGCCGACATCAAGAAGATGGCCAACAGCGTGCGGAACAAGCTGAAGA GCATGGAGAGGAACATCGAGCAAGACGAGGAGCGCTCCTCCGCCGACCTGCGCATACGCAAGTCCCAG CACTCGGTCCTGTCTCGGAAATTCGTCGACGTGATGACCAAGTACAACGAGGCGCAGGTCGATTTCCGGGAGCGCAGCAAGGGCCGGATCCAGCGCCAGCTGGAGATCA CCGGCAAGAACACGACGGacgaggagctggaggagatgctggagagcGGGAACCCCGCCATCTTCACCGCGGGG ATCGTGGACTCGCAGATCTCGAAGCAGGCGCTGAGCGAGATCGAGGGGCGGCACAAGGACATCGTGCGGCTGGAGAGCAGCATCAAGGAGCTGCACGACATGTTCGTCGACATCGCCATGCTGGTGGAGAACCAG GGAGCCATGATTGACCGCATAGAGAACAACATGGACCAGTCCGTGGGCTTCGTGGAGCGCGCCGTGGCCGACACCAAAAAGGCCGTGAAGTACCAAAGCGAGGCCAGGAGG AAGAAGATCATGATCATGATCTGCTGCGTTATCCTCGCTGTCATCTTGGCTGCCAGCATCGGGAGCATCTTCGCCTGA
- the MRPL16 gene encoding 39S ribosomal protein L16, mitochondrial, with protein sequence MGWWRLARPAAAGGGAGGAAPRAGLRSWAMPPDYSGVTFPERTKLKFMEKVPAVPKVQREPRRLRDIRGPSRDATELTQGQYGILALGGGYLHWGHFEMIRLTIGRCMDPKTMFAVWRVPAPHKAVTRKSLGHRMGGGKGPIDHYVTAVKSGRLVVEVGGRCEFEEVKPFLTQVARKLPFPAVPVSRDSLQQMRREEEERRLNNQNPWTFERVVTANMLGMRKYLSPRDLELKGRYWGKYFLKHRV encoded by the exons ATGGGGTGGTGGCGGCTggcgcggccggcggcggccggcggAG GTGCCGGCGGCGCCGCTCCCCGTGCGGGCCTCAGGAGCTGGGCGATGCCCCCCGACTACAGCG GCGTGACGTTCCCCGAGAGGACGAAGCTGAAGTTCATGGAGAAGGTGCCGGCCGTGCCCAAAGTGCAGCGGGAGCCGCGGCGGCTGCGTGACATCCGCGGGCCCTCGCGGGACGCCACCGAGCTGACGCAGGGGCAGTACGGGATCCTG GCGCTGGGGGGCGGCTACCTGCACTGGGGGCACTTCGAGATGATCCGGCTGACCATCGGGCGCTGCATGGACCCCAAGACCATGTTCGCCGTCTGGCGCGTGCCGGCCCCCCACAAGGCGGTGACGCGGAAGAGCCTGGGCCACCGCATGGGGGGCGGCAAGGGCCCCATCGACCACTACGTGACGGCGGTGAAGAGCGGGCGGCTGGTGGTGGAGGTGGGCGGGCGCTGCGAGTTTGAGGAGGTGAAGCCCTTCCTCACGCAGGTGGCCAGGAAGCTGCCCTTCCCCGCCGTCCCCGTCAGCCGCGACAGCCTGCAGCAGAtgcggcgggaggaggaggagaggaggctcaaCAACCAGAACCCCTGGACCTTCGAGCGCGTCGTCACCGCCAACATGCTGGGCATGCGCAAGTACCTCAGCCCCCGCGACCTGGAGCTGAAGGGACGCTACTGGGGCAAATACTTCCTGAAGCACAGGGTGTAG